One window from the genome of Mucilaginibacter ginsenosidivorans encodes:
- a CDS encoding class I SAM-dependent methyltransferase encodes MGNELTDKAFWANYWESKKGLAFPVPANYTFHKLLKQVVTENKVETAIELGGFPGYYAIFLKKYLGLKTTLFDFYVHQKVLKEVLTANDLTEKDIAVIEGDLFKYEANETYDLVLSCGLIEHFNDTKDIIARHLTFLKPGGTLLITLPNFTGVNGWVQRKYDMGNYEKHNISSMNPQLLAGYCKELGLKNVEAYYYGKFSIWLENMAEQSGLAKAFLKLLWLTGKMATKIVPVESKGLSPYIVVKAIK; translated from the coding sequence ATGGGTAACGAACTTACGGATAAGGCATTCTGGGCCAATTACTGGGAATCAAAAAAGGGCCTGGCCTTCCCGGTACCTGCCAACTACACTTTTCATAAGCTGCTGAAACAGGTAGTAACTGAAAACAAAGTTGAAACTGCGATTGAATTGGGTGGTTTTCCCGGTTATTATGCCATATTCCTCAAAAAATATCTCGGGCTAAAAACAACGCTTTTTGATTTCTATGTACATCAAAAGGTTTTGAAAGAAGTATTAACCGCGAACGATCTTACTGAGAAAGATATCGCTGTTATTGAAGGCGATCTGTTCAAATACGAAGCCAATGAGACTTATGACCTGGTGCTTTCATGCGGTTTGATAGAGCATTTTAACGACACCAAAGATATCATTGCACGGCACCTCACCTTTCTCAAACCCGGCGGGACATTATTGATCACGCTTCCTAATTTCACGGGGGTAAACGGCTGGGTGCAGCGTAAATATGATATGGGTAACTACGAAAAGCATAATATCAGCAGCATGAACCCGCAGTTACTTGCAGGCTATTGCAAAGAGCTGGGGTTGAAAAACGTTGAGGCTTATTATTATGGCAAGTTCTCCATCTGGCTGGAAAATATGGCGGAGCAATCAGGTTTGGCTAAGGCGTTTCTAAAGCTATTGTGGCTTACTGGTAAGATGGCTACCAAGATAGTGCCCGTCGAAAGCAAGGGACTTTCGCCTTATATCGTAGTTAAAGCAATAAAATAG
- a CDS encoding glycosyltransferase family 2 protein has protein sequence MFNPKLSVITIVFNNAADIERTMLSVLGQTYHNIEYIVVDGASSDGTLGIIKKYADKLAKLISEKDDGIYDAMNKGLAAATGDYVLFMNSGDEFYSENTVANVFATTDDADVYYGETEMIDAKGNSLGQRRHKAPQSFTWRSFKYGMSVSHQAIYVRRLLAGPFDRSYHLSADIDWILNATRKAKKIVNTHQYVAKYLVGGMSKKRHRQSLKERFDIMRKHYGLAPTLFNHIVIALNLGWYWLRYRRTND, from the coding sequence ATGTTCAACCCTAAATTAAGCGTCATCACCATTGTTTTTAACAACGCCGCGGACATCGAGCGGACGATGCTTTCAGTATTGGGGCAAACTTACCATAACATTGAATATATCGTTGTCGACGGAGCTTCGAGCGATGGTACGCTCGGCATTATCAAAAAATATGCGGATAAACTTGCTAAACTCATCAGCGAAAAGGACGACGGAATTTACGATGCGATGAATAAAGGCTTAGCAGCGGCAACAGGCGACTATGTGCTTTTCATGAATTCGGGGGACGAATTCTATTCAGAAAATACGGTAGCCAATGTTTTCGCGACAACTGATGATGCTGACGTTTACTATGGGGAAACAGAAATGATAGATGCCAAAGGTAACAGCCTCGGGCAGCGGCGGCATAAGGCGCCCCAAAGCTTTACCTGGCGCAGTTTTAAATATGGCATGAGTGTGAGTCACCAGGCCATTTATGTGAGGCGATTGCTGGCAGGGCCATTTGACCGTAGTTATCATTTGAGCGCGGATATTGACTGGATATTAAATGCTACCAGGAAAGCGAAGAAGATCGTCAATACACATCAGTACGTTGCCAAATACCTGGTCGGCGGTATGTCGAAGAAAAGGCACCGGCAAAGCTTAAAGGAGCGTTTTGATATTATGAGGAAGCACTACGGGTTGGCGCCGACGCTGTTTAACCATATAGTGATCGCCCTTAACCTGGGATGGTATTGGCTGCGGTACCGGCGGACGAATGATTAA
- a CDS encoding S41 family peptidase, whose amino-acid sequence MKKLYLSFFTIILFGNLVTAQSQETYFTSYPTLTPDGKTVIFSYEGDLWKAEIGNPVASRLTAMQGEETSPRVSPDGKWLAFSSNQFGNNDVYLMPLAGGEIKQLTFHDANDQVDSWSWDSKSIYFTSNRYNSFSEYKVGITGGTPTRLFGNYFNTIHGVFEHPTSGELFFSSTWESYLFANRKRYKGAYNPDIQSYNPKTKTYKQYTTWEGKDFWATLDQKGNIYFVSDEANEEYNLYTFVDGKKTALTQFPTSIKRPFVSANGERVVFEKDYQLYVYNVASKQTQKLNFSIFRNDVLPKEQEYDVKGKIEAMDVSPDGKKLAFVSRGELFVSDVEGKFIRKIERGNSERVSEVKWLADNKSLIFNQTLGGYFNWYTVAADGTGKEKQITSDKQNNRQLTTNKARTQGVYLSGREEVRLIDLKDLTGKTIAKDEVWGFQDASPYISPNGEYVVFNAHRNFEQDIFICNIKTGKTMNLTNSGVTEAEPFWSPDGKYIYFTTSRTQPEYPYGSRDAHIYRMPLQKFDDEFRLNKFNELFKETKKDSTDNKTKDKKKDSKKAEAPTPKPPAEIVINTEDLMKRLERISPNFGSQRSPYVIQKGDKTHVLYMSNHAEGKWALYHTTIQPFEENKTEKVGSDIPGYDIAVAGDKYYVLGSGNIYTLNLDNNKTERIEMSYKFDRNLAGEFKQMFDEAWAGLEENYYDGDFHGTDWKKMHDQYAAYLPYLNNRADLRLLLNDMLGELNSSHQGFYSNGGEEARTLRYHSMETGIVFNNDDPYKVDSVLKNTNADKVDVNIKPGDRLKAVDGVAVDEKQDRNYYFSKPSLDKELELTFTRDGKDIALKVHPEPSGDFSGDLYDNWIENNKKIVEEKSKDRIAYVYMKNMGGGALETFLEDMVDYAYKKDALILDLRYNTGGNVHDAVLQFLSQRPYLQWQYRGGQKTQQPNFSPAAKPIILLVNEQTLSDGEMTAAGFKQLKLGKIIGTETYRWIIFTSGKGLVDGSFYRIPAWGCFTLDGKDIEKTGVTPDIDVRTSFTDRLENKDPQLDRAIEEISKQLK is encoded by the coding sequence ATGAAAAAACTATACCTGTCCTTTTTCACAATTATTCTCTTCGGCAACCTCGTTACGGCTCAAAGCCAGGAAACTTACTTTACCTCGTACCCAACGCTTACGCCCGACGGCAAAACTGTCATATTCAGCTATGAGGGCGACCTGTGGAAAGCAGAGATCGGCAACCCGGTAGCCTCAAGGCTTACCGCCATGCAGGGGGAGGAGACATCACCAAGGGTTTCGCCCGATGGCAAATGGCTGGCGTTTTCATCCAATCAATTCGGCAATAACGATGTGTACCTGATGCCGCTGGCCGGTGGCGAGATCAAGCAATTGACTTTTCACGATGCCAATGACCAGGTAGATTCGTGGAGCTGGGATTCAAAATCAATTTATTTCACTTCCAACCGTTACAACAGCTTCAGCGAGTATAAAGTTGGCATTACCGGTGGTACGCCAACCCGCTTGTTTGGCAACTATTTTAATACTATACACGGCGTTTTTGAACATCCAACCAGCGGCGAATTGTTTTTCAGCAGTACATGGGAAAGCTACCTGTTTGCTAACCGCAAGCGTTATAAAGGAGCATACAACCCCGATATACAATCCTACAATCCAAAAACCAAAACTTATAAGCAATATACCACATGGGAGGGCAAGGATTTTTGGGCGACATTGGACCAGAAAGGCAATATCTACTTTGTATCCGACGAGGCTAATGAAGAATACAATCTTTACACTTTCGTCGACGGTAAGAAAACGGCTTTGACGCAATTCCCAACCTCCATCAAGCGACCGTTTGTAAGCGCCAATGGTGAAAGGGTGGTGTTTGAAAAGGATTACCAGCTATATGTTTACAATGTTGCATCAAAGCAAACGCAAAAACTGAATTTCAGTATATTCCGAAACGATGTGTTGCCCAAAGAGCAGGAATATGACGTAAAAGGCAAAATAGAGGCGATGGATGTTTCGCCCGATGGTAAAAAACTGGCTTTTGTTTCGCGGGGCGAACTTTTTGTAAGCGACGTTGAAGGTAAGTTTATTCGTAAGATCGAACGCGGCAACAGCGAACGGGTATCCGAGGTTAAATGGCTGGCCGATAACAAGTCATTGATATTCAATCAAACCCTGGGCGGTTATTTCAACTGGTATACTGTAGCGGCCGATGGAACCGGAAAGGAAAAGCAGATAACTTCCGACAAACAAAATAACCGGCAGCTGACAACCAACAAAGCCCGCACACAAGGTGTATACCTTAGCGGACGCGAGGAGGTACGGCTGATAGACCTGAAAGATCTTACCGGCAAAACCATTGCAAAAGACGAAGTTTGGGGCTTCCAGGACGCGTCGCCATATATTTCACCAAATGGTGAGTACGTGGTATTTAATGCGCACCGCAATTTCGAACAGGATATCTTCATCTGCAATATTAAGACGGGCAAGACGATGAACCTGACGAATAGCGGTGTTACGGAAGCCGAGCCTTTCTGGTCGCCGGACGGAAAATACATTTACTTTACTACATCGCGCACACAACCCGAATACCCTTATGGTTCCAGGGATGCCCATATTTACCGCATGCCACTTCAAAAGTTTGATGACGAATTCAGGCTGAATAAATTCAACGAGCTGTTTAAAGAAACCAAAAAGGATTCGACCGATAATAAAACAAAGGACAAAAAGAAGGATAGCAAGAAAGCCGAAGCGCCGACACCAAAACCGCCAGCCGAGATCGTTATCAATACGGAAGACCTGATGAAGCGGCTGGAACGCATAAGTCCAAACTTTGGTAGCCAGCGGTCGCCTTATGTGATACAGAAAGGCGATAAAACGCATGTGCTTTATATGTCTAACCACGCCGAAGGAAAATGGGCGCTATACCATACCACCATACAGCCATTTGAGGAAAACAAGACGGAAAAGGTTGGCAGTGATATTCCGGGCTACGATATTGCAGTAGCAGGTGATAAATATTACGTATTAGGTTCGGGCAACATTTACACGCTTAACCTGGATAACAACAAGACAGAGCGGATAGAAATGAGCTATAAATTTGACAGGAATTTGGCCGGCGAGTTTAAGCAAATGTTTGACGAAGCCTGGGCCGGGCTGGAGGAAAATTATTATGACGGCGATTTTCACGGCACTGATTGGAAAAAAATGCACGACCAGTACGCCGCTTACCTGCCTTACCTCAACAATCGCGCGGACCTGCGGCTGCTGCTGAATGATATGCTGGGAGAACTTAATTCGTCGCACCAGGGCTTTTACTCGAACGGCGGTGAGGAAGCCAGGACCCTGCGTTACCACAGTATGGAAACCGGCATCGTATTTAATAATGACGATCCTTACAAAGTGGATTCTGTGCTGAAAAATACAAATGCTGATAAAGTGGATGTCAACATTAAGCCCGGCGATCGCCTGAAAGCCGTCGACGGTGTTGCTGTAGATGAAAAACAGGATAGGAATTACTATTTCTCTAAACCATCACTGGATAAGGAACTGGAACTGACCTTTACACGCGACGGCAAGGATATCGCCTTAAAAGTCCACCCTGAACCAAGCGGGGACTTCTCGGGCGACCTGTACGATAACTGGATTGAAAACAATAAGAAAATTGTCGAAGAAAAAAGTAAGGACCGCATCGCTTATGTGTATATGAAAAACATGGGTGGTGGTGCGCTCGAAACCTTCCTGGAAGACATGGTAGATTACGCTTACAAGAAAGATGCCCTGATCCTCGACCTCCGCTACAATACCGGCGGTAATGTACACGACGCCGTGCTGCAATTTTTATCGCAGCGTCCATATCTGCAATGGCAATACCGCGGCGGGCAAAAAACGCAGCAGCCAAACTTTTCGCCGGCTGCCAAGCCTATCATACTGCTGGTAAACGAGCAGACCCTTAGCGACGGCGAGATGACGGCGGCCGGTTTTAAGCAATTAAAACTTGGCAAGATCATTGGCACCGAAACTTACCGCTGGATCATCTTTACGAGTGGTAAAGGTTTGGTTGATGGCTCGTTCTATCGCATACCTGCCTGGGGCTGTTTTACGCTCGATGGTAAGGACATTGAAAAGACCGGCGTTACACCCGACATCGATGTAAGAACCAGCTTTACAGACAGGCTTGAAAACAAAGATCCGCAACTGGACAGGGCAATAGAAGAAATTTCCAAACAATTGAAATAA
- a CDS encoding YfhO family protein, which yields MSNWFKRNATHLAIIGILIAICFFYFTPAFQGKTLGQTDVIGAQSTQTEINHYREKDTTILWTNQIFGGMPTFQIWAPYPDNVTTWVVKAVTNAFPDPLYNIFILLFGSYFLFCVLKLNPWLAAAGAVAFTFSSYNIILLAAGHSNQSFAISFFAPIIASIILTLRGRYWLGGSLTALFLALEIRANHVQMTYYLLLVIFILLGIELYHAIKNKTTNAFLKSLGYLGAGALLALMVNASSLWSTYEYGKETIRGQSNLKQTTAEPSNGLDKNYAYEYSQTPGETFTFLIPNAYGGDSGLNALDFQNSDFNKAFVSAGIPQEQVGNALQQLAAIGIQFSTYWGDKPLTSGPHYMGAVICFLFIFGLFIVRNRIKWWLLASVILTILLSFGASFPYVSDIFFKYFPLYNKFRAIESILSVTGLCVPILAILAIKEITDGTTDKADALKKLKITFYILGGLTLLMAVLPDLLLSFRPASQATLVKNLTQVLKNDSGSANSIVNALVRDRIYLERMDAIRSFVFVVLTFGALFAFIKGMIKPVVLCIIFFALILVDLWQIDKRYLKDEYFTERQENLQQRPREIDQLINRDTDPDYRVVDLGQSPKQDMTTPFFHKSLWGYSAARLKRIQEVIDNQFSKSINQDILDMMNTKYIITQDPQTGNQTVKTNNTACGHAWFVKDVEYVKDADEEMKAISAFSPKDKVIVDQRFKGQIDGKSIGMDPNGSIKLTSYSPDHMVYQSGTSVNSIAVFSEIYYDKGWTMYVDGKEQPYFRADYLLRAAVIPVGNHKVEFIFHPASYYTGEKISLAGSILLVLALGGVVFMSVRKKPGTEVKEA from the coding sequence ATGAGCAACTGGTTCAAGCGAAATGCCACTCACCTGGCCATCATCGGAATTTTAATAGCGATCTGTTTCTTTTACTTTACCCCCGCTTTCCAGGGAAAGACTTTGGGTCAAACCGATGTTATCGGTGCGCAGTCCACCCAAACAGAGATCAACCATTATAGGGAAAAGGACACCACTATACTTTGGACGAACCAGATATTCGGCGGAATGCCAACTTTCCAGATATGGGCACCCTATCCTGATAACGTAACTACCTGGGTAGTCAAAGCGGTAACCAACGCTTTCCCAGATCCGCTTTACAACATATTTATTTTGCTGTTCGGCTCGTATTTCCTGTTCTGTGTATTAAAACTCAACCCCTGGCTGGCAGCTGCGGGCGCCGTTGCTTTTACGTTTTCATCCTACAATATCATATTATTAGCGGCGGGACATTCCAACCAGTCGTTCGCCATCTCGTTTTTTGCGCCGATAATAGCCAGCATTATCCTTACGCTGCGGGGCAGGTACTGGCTCGGTGGCTCGCTGACGGCGCTGTTCCTGGCGCTTGAGATACGGGCCAACCACGTACAAATGACCTATTACCTGTTACTGGTAATTTTCATACTCCTGGGCATCGAACTGTACCACGCCATCAAAAATAAAACAACAAATGCTTTCCTCAAATCACTGGGTTATCTTGGCGCCGGCGCTTTGCTGGCCCTGATGGTCAATGCCTCATCGCTGTGGAGTACTTATGAATATGGCAAGGAAACTATCCGCGGCCAGTCTAATCTTAAACAAACCACGGCGGAGCCCAGCAATGGCCTGGATAAGAATTATGCATACGAATACAGCCAGACACCCGGTGAAACTTTCACCTTCCTGATACCTAATGCATATGGTGGCGACTCGGGTTTAAACGCGCTCGATTTTCAAAATTCCGACTTCAATAAAGCATTTGTTTCTGCCGGAATCCCACAGGAACAGGTTGGTAACGCGCTGCAGCAATTGGCCGCCATCGGCATCCAGTTCTCAACTTATTGGGGCGATAAACCCCTGACCAGCGGCCCGCACTACATGGGCGCAGTTATCTGTTTCCTGTTCATTTTTGGCTTGTTTATCGTACGGAACCGGATCAAATGGTGGTTGTTGGCATCCGTCATCCTGACTATTTTACTGTCATTCGGCGCGTCATTCCCCTATGTATCTGATATTTTCTTTAAATATTTCCCGCTATACAATAAATTTCGGGCAATAGAATCCATTCTATCTGTTACAGGTTTGTGCGTCCCTATTTTGGCAATACTGGCCATAAAGGAAATAACAGACGGCACAACAGATAAAGCCGACGCTCTAAAAAAATTAAAGATTACTTTTTACATTCTGGGTGGACTCACGCTTTTGATGGCCGTATTGCCCGACCTACTGCTGAGTTTCCGCCCGGCTAGCCAGGCTACGCTGGTAAAAAATCTTACCCAGGTGTTGAAAAATGACAGCGGCTCGGCAAACAGTATTGTAAACGCCCTGGTGAGGGACCGCATTTACCTTGAACGCATGGATGCTATCCGCTCATTCGTTTTCGTCGTGCTGACCTTTGGGGCCTTATTCGCCTTTATCAAAGGGATGATAAAGCCGGTGGTGCTATGCATTATATTTTTCGCCCTGATCCTTGTCGACTTATGGCAGATTGACAAGCGTTATCTTAAAGATGAATATTTCACGGAACGCCAGGAAAACCTGCAGCAAAGGCCGCGTGAGATAGACCAGTTAATCAATCGCGACACCGACCCGGATTATAGGGTTGTTGATCTGGGACAGTCGCCAAAACAGGATATGACAACCCCGTTCTTCCATAAATCGTTATGGGGCTATTCGGCGGCAAGATTAAAACGTATCCAGGAAGTTATCGATAACCAGTTCTCTAAAAGCATCAACCAGGATATACTGGATATGATGAATACCAAGTATATCATTACCCAGGACCCGCAAACCGGCAATCAAACGGTAAAAACCAATAACACAGCGTGTGGTCACGCCTGGTTTGTTAAAGATGTGGAATATGTGAAAGATGCGGATGAAGAAATGAAAGCGATCAGCGCTTTCTCGCCAAAGGATAAAGTGATCGTCGATCAGCGCTTTAAGGGACAGATCGATGGCAAATCAATTGGCATGGACCCCAACGGCAGCATAAAACTTACCAGCTATTCGCCAGACCATATGGTTTATCAGAGCGGTACATCGGTTAACTCGATAGCCGTATTTTCCGAGATCTATTACGATAAGGGCTGGACAATGTATGTGGACGGCAAGGAACAGCCTTATTTCCGTGCCGATTACTTATTGCGCGCAGCTGTGATACCCGTTGGCAATCATAAAGTGGAATTCATATTCCACCCGGCATCCTATTATACCGGCGAAAAGATATCGCTGGCTGGTTCCATATTATTGGTACTTGCCTTAGGCGGGGTTGTGTTTATGTCGGTCAGGAAAAAGCCGGGAACGGAAGTAAAAGAAGCTTAA
- a CDS encoding glycosyltransferase family protein, which produces MQNLAPIALFVYNRPEHTRRTISYLQKNLFADESRLFIFSDGPKTEADRVKVEQVRQLLKEVSGFKSVKVEERKENLGLANSVIAGVTKLVNEYDKVIVFEDDLLSSPYTLQYFNESLSRYAKEEKVMHVGAYMYNLPSKQLPETFFYRAATSWGWATWARAWKDFEPDVDKLISQFDRQKTHQFSIEGNMNFWKQMEQFKAGKNNSWAIRWYASIFLKNGLTLNPSHSLVHNIGHDGSGVHSNNERTYQVQIARQPVTQFPAEIKENAQAYQAIKQFLSKRKGNFIQRGIRFMKQLQAKYLVKK; this is translated from the coding sequence ATGCAAAACCTGGCCCCGATAGCCCTTTTTGTTTACAACCGACCCGAGCATACGCGGCGGACGATAAGCTACCTCCAAAAGAACCTTTTTGCAGACGAGTCGCGGCTGTTCATTTTTTCGGATGGCCCGAAAACCGAAGCTGACAGGGTGAAAGTTGAACAGGTACGCCAATTGCTTAAAGAAGTGTCAGGGTTTAAATCGGTTAAGGTAGAAGAACGGAAAGAGAATCTTGGCCTGGCCAATTCTGTCATTGCAGGTGTCACTAAACTAGTGAACGAATATGATAAAGTGATCGTTTTTGAGGATGACCTGCTGTCGTCGCCTTATACTTTACAGTATTTCAATGAATCGCTGAGCCGCTATGCAAAGGAAGAAAAGGTGATGCATGTTGGCGCTTACATGTACAATCTGCCATCAAAACAATTGCCCGAGACCTTCTTTTACCGGGCTGCCACCAGCTGGGGCTGGGCCACTTGGGCAAGGGCCTGGAAGGATTTTGAGCCGGACGTAGATAAGCTGATCAGCCAGTTCGACAGGCAAAAGACACACCAGTTTTCTATTGAAGGCAACATGAATTTCTGGAAGCAGATGGAACAGTTTAAGGCAGGTAAAAATAATTCGTGGGCCATACGCTGGTATGCTTCCATTTTCCTGAAAAATGGCCTTACGCTAAATCCTTCGCATTCACTTGTACACAACATCGGGCACGATGGCAGCGGCGTACACTCCAATAACGAAAGAACTTACCAGGTGCAGATAGCCCGGCAACCCGTCACCCAATTCCCGGCGGAGATAAAAGAGAATGCGCAGGCCTACCAGGCCATAAAGCAATTCCTGTCGAAACGTAAAGGCAATTTCATCCAAAGAGGGATACGTTTTATGAAGCAGCTGCAAGCCAAATACCTGGTTAAAAAATAG
- a CDS encoding class I SAM-dependent methyltransferase yields the protein MQQQIVTDSVKTAYDVFYQEHDEAWRMLGAKYKAQHIVDVCKGHTFNKVLEVGAGDGSILKLLAEQDFAREYDAVEISESGVEHIKARNIPGLRSVQVFDGYHLPFGDESFDLIILSHVLEHVEHERLLLRELKRVAKYCVIEVPRDYKADVDKKIKHFLAYGHINVYTPTSLRYLLKTEGFDIVSDLTSMIEPEVTRFNTYVNQKKPKSLITDLKISIEYNIKKGLIAFSGKKKNEEMANAYTVLCKKADQQPEIF from the coding sequence ATGCAGCAACAGATCGTAACAGATAGCGTCAAAACAGCTTATGATGTTTTTTACCAGGAGCATGATGAAGCCTGGCGCATGCTTGGCGCCAAATACAAGGCGCAGCATATTGTCGATGTATGCAAAGGTCATACTTTCAACAAAGTTCTTGAAGTGGGTGCCGGTGACGGCAGTATTTTGAAGCTTTTGGCCGAACAGGATTTTGCGCGCGAATATGATGCGGTGGAGATATCCGAAAGCGGCGTGGAGCATATCAAAGCCAGGAATATACCAGGGCTGAGATCGGTACAGGTATTCGACGGCTATCATTTGCCCTTTGGGGACGAGAGTTTCGACCTGATCATCCTGTCGCATGTGCTAGAACATGTGGAGCATGAACGGCTGCTGTTGCGCGAGTTAAAACGGGTAGCCAAATATTGTGTTATCGAAGTTCCGCGGGATTATAAGGCGGATGTCGATAAAAAAATAAAACATTTTCTGGCTTACGGACATATTAATGTTTACACGCCAACTTCGCTGCGCTATTTGCTGAAGACAGAAGGTTTTGATATTGTATCGGACCTGACATCGATGATAGAGCCCGAAGTGACCAGGTTTAATACCTACGTGAATCAAAAGAAACCAAAGAGTTTGATCACCGATCTGAAGATCAGTATCGAGTACAATATAAAAAAAGGATTGATCGCGTTTTCCGGCAAGAAAAAAAACGAGGAGATGGCCAATGCGTACACGGTGCTTTGTAAAAAGGCTGATCAGCAACCCGAAATATTTTGA
- a CDS encoding glycosyltransferase family 4 protein — translation MDILKVVHLNTYDGNGGAGRACVRLNRALTDQGIESKIIVHYKFGKNSDIGDFNTNLLRKGYTAATIILERILAKRYLKALKTPFSFAWFGRSVIHHPDVKAADIIHLHWVNHGFLDPKHIAEIAKLGKPVVWTFHDSNAFTGGCHVRYTCDHFKNECGNCPLLKDAGPNDQSHKIWKQKRAAYDVLNFRIVAPSKWMQMSVGESSLMRGKPVAQIPNTLETDIFMPVDKSSAREKAGFAIDKFILLSGFMPSRKDMHKGTSYLLDSLELLKKRLGATADRIELVVFGNRNTEDVPEFPFKTSFFGTISNDEKLALCYAAADAFLIPSLEDNLPYTVLESLSCGTPVIAFRTGGIPDMVKHEQNGYLAEYRSSESFADGMEWVINNPDREQLNKNARQTVMDVFSEEVIAKRHIDLYHGLLKLPLQGTGGANVQP, via the coding sequence TTGGACATCTTGAAAGTAGTGCATTTAAATACCTACGATGGTAACGGCGGAGCGGGCAGGGCCTGTGTCAGGCTTAACCGCGCATTAACAGATCAAGGTATCGAATCTAAAATAATTGTGCATTACAAATTCGGAAAAAATTCGGATATAGGTGATTTTAACACAAATTTGTTGCGAAAAGGCTATACGGCCGCTACGATCATTCTTGAAAGAATATTAGCAAAACGATATCTTAAAGCATTAAAAACGCCGTTCTCGTTTGCCTGGTTCGGCCGGTCGGTTATCCATCATCCCGATGTGAAGGCAGCAGACATTATCCACCTGCATTGGGTAAATCATGGGTTCCTGGACCCGAAGCATATCGCAGAAATAGCGAAACTTGGTAAGCCGGTAGTTTGGACCTTCCACGACAGTAACGCCTTTACCGGGGGGTGCCATGTGCGCTATACCTGCGATCATTTCAAAAATGAGTGCGGTAACTGCCCCCTGCTGAAAGATGCGGGTCCCAACGACCAGTCGCATAAAATATGGAAGCAAAAACGGGCGGCCTATGATGTGCTGAATTTTAGGATAGTAGCGCCGAGCAAATGGATGCAAATGTCGGTAGGCGAAAGCAGCCTGATGAGGGGTAAGCCGGTTGCGCAGATACCGAACACCCTGGAGACGGATATATTCATGCCTGTGGATAAATCATCGGCCAGGGAAAAGGCGGGGTTTGCTATAGACAAATTTATATTACTAAGCGGGTTTATGCCCTCGCGGAAGGATATGCATAAAGGAACAAGTTATTTACTCGATAGCCTTGAGCTACTCAAAAAAAGGCTGGGGGCGACCGCCGATAGGATAGAACTGGTAGTTTTTGGAAATAGAAATACTGAAGATGTTCCCGAATTTCCATTCAAAACAAGTTTTTTTGGGACTATCAGTAATGATGAAAAACTGGCGCTTTGCTATGCTGCGGCCGATGCTTTTTTGATACCCTCGCTGGAGGATAACCTTCCCTATACCGTATTGGAAAGTTTGAGTTGCGGGACGCCTGTCATTGCATTTAGAACAGGCGGTATACCCGATATGGTGAAGCATGAGCAAAACGGTTATCTTGCTGAATACCGTTCGTCCGAAAGTTTTGCAGATGGGATGGAATGGGTGATCAATAATCCCGACAGGGAACAGTTAAATAAGAATGCGCGGCAAACGGTGATGGATGTGTTTTCAGAAGAGGTGATCGCAAAGCGGCATATTGATTTGTATCATGGTCTATTAAAGCTTCCCCTTCAGGGGACGGGAGGGGCAAATGTTCAACCCTAA